In Labilithrix sp., a single genomic region encodes these proteins:
- a CDS encoding alpha/beta fold hydrolase, whose protein sequence is MTPSTAGDIPLLTWAPEPGGEGRGAVLLFHGLRMGADSLAREAGWLVARGFTVLGVDAPHHGRRSSEVVETMPDALTLEGHYVLLRLLREARAEIPALVDHARALGHERVAIAGVSFGAFIALAAAAVEPRLDAFVSILGTPDWTPRDGAVPDDLREAVAESPHHRPEAFAPRPLLLLNGGADDNVRPGPARDLAARLRPLYEAAGAGASLVHHEYPNTPHFVEEPEWADMWQRTGDFLIQAFASKR, encoded by the coding sequence GTGACGCCGAGCACCGCGGGGGACATTCCGCTCCTGACCTGGGCCCCCGAGCCCGGGGGAGAGGGCCGCGGCGCGGTCCTCCTCTTCCACGGCCTCCGCATGGGCGCCGACTCCCTCGCGCGCGAGGCCGGCTGGCTCGTCGCGCGCGGCTTCACCGTCCTCGGCGTCGACGCCCCGCACCACGGCCGCCGCTCCTCCGAGGTCGTCGAGACGATGCCGGACGCGCTTACGCTCGAGGGGCACTACGTCCTCCTCCGTCTCCTGCGCGAGGCACGGGCGGAGATCCCCGCCCTCGTCGATCACGCGCGCGCGCTCGGCCACGAGCGCGTCGCGATCGCGGGCGTCTCGTTCGGCGCCTTCATCGCGCTCGCCGCCGCCGCGGTGGAGCCGCGCCTCGACGCGTTCGTGTCGATCCTGGGGACGCCGGACTGGACCCCGCGCGACGGCGCCGTCCCCGACGATCTCCGGGAGGCCGTCGCCGAGTCTCCCCATCACCGCCCGGAGGCGTTCGCGCCGCGGCCGCTCCTCCTCTTGAACGGCGGCGCCGACGACAACGTCCGCCCCGGCCCGGCCCGCGATCTCGCCGCGCGCCTCCGCCCGCTCTACGAGGCCGCCGGCGCGGGCGCGTCGCTCGTCCACCACGAATATCCAAATACGCCGCACTTCGTCGAAGAGCCGGAGTGGGCCGATATGTGGCAGCGGACGGGCGATTTCCTGATTCAGGCCTTCGCGTCGAAGCGATAA
- a CDS encoding trypsin-like peptidase domain-containing protein, protein MKAKTLTLFLVSVAAAGALACGKTEPKNPAPVVASAPPVASAPPPTVHERVVPHVCAARKKVAQLLGQKNEAPIEPFEQSAEAAPPPSSVTAGAARIPANQAYRVVAPSTVLIRTDNGLGTGVVIDPKGYVLTNNHVVADGRKHDFVITVKVTLGDLAPTGRMVRQEKTYEGVVVKSDPVRDVAIVKIKDPPPKLEVAKFAKSAPQVAEKVIAVGHAGIGFLWAAKTCSVATIGERQSDVSMLAAFDCANLDPAAPPAEAEAKKTRCDEAKKRMTDALNAATQGLAIQTDCAITHGDSGGPLVNVVGEVVGLNQSIAVDAATVSFHVHLDELREFIGKYPEEGVPILPDPYCDGGFNPTLEDVDLDGVPETLVTKGNQGLLGSFDRLSLLIDLDEDQGKKSKEGQAESFDAEIALLTIRNTTYVWYDTVGDNKFDVLLVDKDNDGKPEQLFHLGPNGALTEEKDKSLIPNHDLSARFVKDPKLHVRLAKIAQAIGGTKMISAKTLAAASATTTLPDPLLGGGNQGRVLDTDANGRPDLAAVRGAFSRGVLIDADEDSLGTLKVGASADELVKAKKVDAEVAIVVQGTTLWAQYDTNNDGKFDLALVASNGGDPSSLIATSAYKIGDKGELAPAPENVGRKVLRPGLLPEHPRVANAFRYFGSDVAADEGMGSVPDPTAARGRFRAREVKGLPASTIVESEAGSASVILVDVDRDSKVPAKDPDIPKIVADGKFDAEVAIVHRGLGDGGADWVYYDTDADGKFDFVLYVPATNKEAPAQAWRVVKDASAKNGVAFQHDPAAIAGKPIRHKTIFKDKAMGPKWKAIAEKIFKPSMIE, encoded by the coding sequence ATGAAGGCCAAGACGCTCACTCTTTTCCTCGTTTCCGTCGCCGCGGCCGGCGCGCTCGCGTGCGGCAAGACCGAGCCGAAGAACCCGGCGCCCGTGGTCGCGAGCGCGCCGCCCGTCGCGTCCGCGCCGCCGCCGACGGTGCACGAGCGCGTCGTCCCGCACGTCTGCGCCGCGCGGAAGAAGGTCGCGCAGCTCCTCGGGCAGAAGAACGAGGCGCCGATCGAGCCGTTCGAGCAGAGCGCCGAGGCCGCGCCGCCGCCGTCGAGCGTCACCGCCGGCGCCGCGAGGATCCCGGCGAACCAGGCCTACCGCGTCGTCGCCCCCTCCACCGTGCTCATCCGCACCGACAACGGGCTCGGCACCGGCGTCGTCATCGATCCGAAGGGCTACGTCCTCACGAACAACCACGTCGTCGCCGACGGCCGGAAGCACGACTTCGTCATCACGGTGAAGGTCACGCTCGGCGACCTCGCGCCGACGGGGCGCATGGTCCGGCAGGAGAAGACCTACGAGGGCGTCGTCGTGAAGTCCGATCCCGTGCGCGACGTCGCGATCGTGAAGATCAAGGACCCGCCGCCGAAGCTCGAGGTCGCCAAGTTCGCCAAGAGCGCGCCGCAGGTCGCGGAGAAGGTGATCGCGGTCGGCCACGCCGGGATCGGCTTCCTCTGGGCGGCGAAGACCTGCAGCGTCGCCACGATCGGCGAGCGCCAGAGCGACGTCAGCATGCTCGCCGCGTTCGACTGCGCGAACCTGGACCCGGCCGCGCCGCCCGCGGAGGCGGAGGCGAAGAAGACCCGCTGCGACGAGGCGAAGAAGCGCATGACCGACGCGCTCAACGCGGCCACGCAGGGCCTCGCGATCCAGACCGACTGCGCGATCACGCACGGCGACAGCGGCGGCCCGCTCGTCAACGTCGTCGGCGAGGTCGTCGGCCTCAACCAGAGCATCGCCGTCGACGCCGCGACGGTCTCGTTCCACGTGCACCTCGACGAGCTCCGCGAGTTCATCGGCAAATACCCGGAGGAGGGAGTCCCCATTCTCCCTGATCCGTATTGCGACGGCGGGTTCAACCCCACGCTCGAGGACGTCGACCTCGACGGAGTCCCGGAGACGCTCGTCACGAAAGGCAATCAGGGGCTCCTCGGCAGCTTCGATCGGCTCTCGCTCCTCATCGACCTCGACGAGGACCAGGGCAAGAAATCGAAGGAAGGCCAGGCCGAGTCCTTCGACGCGGAGATCGCCCTCCTCACGATCCGCAATACCACGTACGTCTGGTACGACACGGTCGGGGACAACAAGTTCGATGTCCTCCTCGTCGACAAGGACAACGACGGAAAGCCGGAGCAGCTCTTCCACCTCGGCCCGAACGGCGCGCTGACGGAGGAGAAGGACAAATCGCTGATCCCCAATCACGACCTCAGCGCGCGCTTCGTGAAGGACCCCAAGCTCCACGTCCGCCTCGCCAAGATCGCGCAGGCGATCGGCGGCACGAAGATGATCTCGGCGAAGACCCTCGCCGCCGCGTCCGCGACGACGACGCTCCCGGATCCGCTCCTCGGCGGCGGTAACCAGGGCCGCGTGCTCGACACCGACGCGAACGGCCGCCCCGACCTCGCCGCCGTGCGCGGCGCCTTCAGCCGCGGCGTCCTCATCGACGCGGACGAGGACTCGCTCGGCACGCTCAAGGTCGGCGCCTCCGCCGACGAGCTCGTGAAGGCGAAGAAGGTCGACGCCGAGGTGGCGATCGTCGTCCAGGGCACCACCCTCTGGGCGCAGTACGACACGAACAACGACGGCAAGTTCGACCTCGCGCTCGTCGCGTCGAACGGCGGCGATCCGTCGTCGCTCATCGCCACGAGCGCCTACAAGATCGGCGACAAGGGCGAGCTCGCCCCCGCGCCCGAGAACGTCGGCCGCAAGGTGCTGCGCCCGGGCCTCCTCCCCGAGCACCCGCGCGTCGCGAACGCGTTCCGCTACTTCGGCTCCGACGTCGCCGCCGACGAGGGCATGGGCTCGGTCCCCGATCCCACCGCCGCGCGCGGCCGCTTCCGCGCGCGCGAGGTCAAGGGCCTCCCCGCCTCGACCATCGTCGAGAGCGAGGCCGGCTCCGCCAGCGTCATCCTCGTCGACGTCGATCGCGACTCGAAGGTCCCGGCGAAGGACCCCGACATCCCGAAGATCGTCGCGGACGGGAAGTTCGACGCGGAGGTCGCGATCGTGCATCGCGGCCTCGGCGACGGCGGCGCGGACTGGGTCTATTACGACACCGACGCGGACGGGAAGTTCGACTTCGTCCTCTACGTCCCCGCCACGAACAAGGAGGCCCCCGCGCAGGCGTGGCGCGTCGTGAAGGACGCGTCGGCGAAGAACGGCGTCGCCTTCCAGCACGATCCGGCGGCGATCGCGGGCAAGCCGATCCGCCACAAGACGATCTTCAAGGACAAGGCGATGGGCCCGAAGTGGAAGGCGATCGCGGAGAAGATCTTCAAGCCGTCGATGATCGAGTAG
- a CDS encoding collagen-like protein, with protein sequence MSRKGWLGGLVAVVGMAALVGCAGESGAEGAAGAMGAAGAAGQDGAMGAAGQDGARGASTLVRATAEPAGASCAEGGQALSVGVDTNGNGTLDDAEITSRSFVCNGAEASTSVEEILPGDPRCPNGGVAIDAGDGTSLVACNGLDGAKGDQGDTGATGQQGAQGEKGDKGDQGAQGAKGDQGAQGTKGDPGEKGDPGEKGDPGASGSETRLGQFLPSQVAKGAVVTCTTVNETPATTECRGLKLNGIDVYLGPVEANAICGSITGNGYDTASGFGLSTPPYLKWDAAGARWTMGTAAAISPMQNLTCRR encoded by the coding sequence ATGTCGCGCAAGGGTTGGCTCGGTGGTCTCGTGGCGGTGGTGGGGATGGCGGCGCTCGTCGGTTGCGCCGGCGAGAGCGGCGCGGAAGGCGCGGCGGGTGCGATGGGCGCGGCGGGCGCGGCGGGACAGGACGGCGCGATGGGCGCGGCGGGACAGGACGGCGCGCGCGGCGCGAGCACGCTGGTGCGTGCGACGGCGGAGCCGGCGGGGGCGAGCTGCGCGGAGGGTGGGCAGGCGCTCTCCGTCGGCGTCGACACGAACGGCAACGGCACGCTCGACGACGCGGAGATCACGAGCCGCTCCTTCGTCTGCAACGGCGCGGAGGCGTCGACGAGCGTCGAGGAGATCCTCCCCGGCGATCCGCGCTGCCCGAACGGCGGCGTCGCGATCGACGCGGGCGACGGCACGAGCCTCGTCGCCTGCAACGGCCTCGACGGCGCGAAGGGCGATCAGGGCGACACCGGCGCGACGGGCCAGCAAGGTGCGCAGGGAGAGAAGGGCGACAAGGGCGATCAGGGCGCGCAGGGGGCGAAGGGCGATCAGGGCGCGCAGGGGACGAAGGGCGACCCGGGGGAGAAGGGCGACCCGGGGGAGAAGGGCGACCCGGGAGCGTCGGGATCGGAGACGCGGCTCGGCCAGTTCCTTCCGAGCCAGGTCGCGAAGGGAGCGGTCGTCACGTGCACGACGGTCAACGAGACGCCGGCGACGACGGAGTGCCGCGGGTTGAAGCTGAACGGCATCGACGTGTACCTCGGGCCCGTGGAGGCGAACGCGATCTGCGGCTCGATCACGGGCAACGGCTACGACACGGCGAGCGGCTTCGGCCTGTCGACCCCTCCCTACCTGAAGTGGGACGCAGCGGGCGCGCGCTGGACGATGGGCACCGCCGCCGCGATCTCACCGATGCAGAACCTGACCTGCCGGCGCTGA
- the smpB gene encoding SsrA-binding protein SmpB codes for MSERARVDRRDRGVAAKRLVAQNRAATFHYEITERLEAGIVLKGSEVKSLREGKASLVEAYAAVERGEVWLKQMHIASFFAARAFPHAERGARKLLLHARQIRHLERAVLREGYTLIPLALYFQNGWVKVLLGLGRGKKLHDKRRAIAARTEEREALEVMRERRRDGRD; via the coding sequence GTGAGCGAGCGTGCGCGTGTCGATCGCCGAGATCGGGGAGTCGCTGCGAAGCGGCTCGTCGCGCAGAACCGCGCGGCGACGTTTCACTACGAGATCACGGAGCGGCTCGAGGCGGGGATCGTCCTCAAAGGCAGCGAGGTGAAATCGCTCCGTGAGGGGAAGGCGTCACTCGTGGAGGCGTACGCGGCGGTGGAGCGGGGGGAGGTGTGGCTCAAGCAGATGCACATCGCGTCCTTCTTCGCCGCGCGCGCGTTCCCGCACGCCGAGCGCGGGGCGCGGAAGCTCCTCCTGCATGCGCGACAGATCCGTCACCTCGAGCGCGCGGTGTTGCGTGAGGGATACACGTTGATCCCGCTCGCCCTCTACTTCCAGAACGGGTGGGTGAAGGTGCTGCTCGGGCTCGGACGTGGGAAGAAGCTCCACGACAAACGACGAGCCATCGCCGCGCGGACCGAGGAGCGCGAGGCGCTCGAGGTGATGCGCGAACGCCGCCGCGACGGACGCGACTGA
- a CDS encoding beta-propeller domain-containing protein, which translates to MRSHRAVFAFIAGSTLLACAGGGGYLQADPNDPSAPGNVAQPLEALVPLQGCGEVEQYLRGRLADAVNRRIDAAIKSVNERETCSRYVGYDGDDDDDAMGSVGSSSGSSGTNTNGSGSSSGDSAKESSSTNNQTAGVDEADFIKNDDKYLYLASNGAFRVVEAWPAESMAEVAKIAIDGTPKKLFVEGDRALVYVSVPREIGDANGDSYANGVGYSSGSECTYGYDCVPSGDGTATKLVVFDIADRRAPKKVREIALSGSLLSARRIGNAVHTVVVDTPPRVEGLRSYPEDTSDWCEADDTASWRSRAIRSWEALRAENLAVIAKVDVMKQLPAVTENGASALAACGGYFRPNVAEGTTLTSLVSVDIDGGASTVATVVSDPGVVYASETGLYMSVPHRRSEGLSWYTGMESEKQASVVHKFRVGATPALTGYEASGVVKGRVLNQFALDEHDGALRVATTTGRAPSKDTHSTMSVLERRGPGLVLTGKVDQIAPTEDIRSVRFDGSRGFIVTFKKTDPLYVFDLGDKTAPRITGELKIPGFSTYMHMMDASHLLTIGYDADDQGSFAYFQGVMLQVFDVSDMKNPRLAHKEIIGTRGSSSEALTNHLAFTYYAPKNLLALPMTVCEDSQGGGGSYGMTMSFSGLMLYDVTTAGGFQKRGQVAHPSVSTGDGYNSSGCYNWWTNASSEVKRSVIMDDVVFSISDLRVKANRLSNPSADVAVVSLQ; encoded by the coding sequence ATGCGCTCCCACCGTGCCGTCTTCGCCTTCATCGCCGGCTCGACGCTCCTCGCCTGTGCCGGCGGCGGAGGCTACCTCCAGGCCGACCCGAACGATCCCAGCGCGCCCGGCAACGTCGCGCAACCGCTCGAGGCGCTCGTCCCGCTGCAGGGCTGCGGCGAGGTCGAGCAGTACCTCCGCGGGCGCCTCGCCGACGCCGTGAACCGGCGGATCGACGCCGCGATCAAGTCGGTCAACGAGCGTGAGACCTGCTCGCGCTACGTCGGCTACGACGGCGATGACGACGACGACGCGATGGGCAGCGTGGGCTCGTCGAGCGGCAGCTCCGGCACCAACACCAACGGCAGCGGAAGCAGCAGCGGTGACAGCGCGAAGGAGTCGTCCTCGACGAACAACCAGACCGCCGGCGTCGACGAGGCGGACTTCATCAAGAACGACGACAAGTACCTCTACCTCGCGTCGAACGGCGCGTTCCGCGTCGTCGAGGCGTGGCCGGCGGAGAGCATGGCGGAGGTCGCGAAGATCGCGATCGACGGCACGCCGAAGAAGCTCTTCGTCGAAGGTGACCGCGCGCTCGTGTACGTCTCCGTCCCGCGGGAGATCGGCGACGCGAACGGCGACTCGTACGCGAACGGCGTCGGGTACTCCTCCGGCTCCGAGTGCACCTACGGCTACGACTGCGTCCCGAGCGGCGACGGCACCGCGACGAAGCTCGTCGTCTTCGACATCGCCGACCGCCGCGCGCCGAAGAAGGTGCGCGAGATCGCGCTCTCCGGCTCGCTCCTCTCGGCGCGTCGCATCGGCAATGCGGTCCACACCGTCGTCGTCGACACGCCGCCCCGGGTCGAGGGACTCAGGTCGTACCCCGAGGACACGAGCGACTGGTGCGAGGCGGACGACACCGCGAGCTGGCGGTCGCGCGCGATCAGGTCCTGGGAGGCGCTCCGCGCCGAGAACCTCGCCGTCATCGCGAAGGTCGACGTCATGAAGCAGCTCCCGGCCGTGACCGAGAACGGCGCCTCTGCGCTCGCGGCGTGCGGCGGCTACTTCCGTCCGAACGTCGCCGAGGGCACGACGCTCACGTCGCTCGTCTCGGTCGACATCGACGGCGGCGCGTCGACGGTGGCGACGGTCGTGAGCGATCCCGGCGTCGTCTACGCCTCGGAGACGGGCCTCTACATGAGCGTCCCGCACCGCCGCTCGGAGGGCCTGTCCTGGTACACCGGGATGGAGTCGGAGAAGCAGGCGAGCGTCGTCCACAAGTTCCGCGTCGGCGCGACGCCGGCGCTCACCGGCTACGAGGCGAGCGGCGTCGTGAAGGGCCGCGTCCTCAACCAGTTCGCGCTCGACGAGCACGACGGCGCGCTCCGCGTCGCGACGACGACGGGTCGCGCGCCGAGCAAGGACACGCACAGCACGATGTCCGTCCTCGAGCGCCGCGGCCCCGGCCTCGTCCTCACGGGCAAGGTCGACCAGATCGCGCCGACGGAGGACATCCGCAGCGTGCGCTTCGACGGCTCGCGCGGCTTCATCGTCACGTTCAAGAAGACCGACCCGCTCTACGTCTTCGACCTCGGCGACAAGACGGCCCCGCGCATCACCGGCGAGCTCAAGATCCCCGGCTTCTCGACGTACATGCACATGATGGACGCGTCGCACCTCCTCACGATCGGCTACGACGCCGACGACCAGGGCTCCTTCGCGTACTTCCAGGGCGTGATGCTCCAGGTCTTCGACGTCTCCGACATGAAGAACCCGCGCCTCGCGCACAAGGAGATCATCGGCACGCGCGGCTCGAGCTCGGAGGCGCTCACGAACCACCTCGCGTTCACGTACTACGCGCCGAAGAACCTCCTCGCGCTCCCGATGACGGTCTGCGAGGACTCGCAGGGCGGCGGCGGCAGCTACGGCATGACGATGTCGTTCAGCGGCCTCATGCTCTACGACGTCACGACCGCCGGTGGCTTCCAGAAGCGTGGCCAGGTCGCGCACCCGAGCGTCTCCACGGGCGACGGCTACAACTCGAGCGGCTGCTACAAC
- a CDS encoding glutathione S-transferase family protein, producing MIRIVGRSSSHYTRVTRMFALELGVEHRFEPILQLGSVDASTYAGNPALKMPSLVDDEGPLFGTENICRRLARGRRDVVLRGDVEVRVVANAEELTLHGMAADVDVILAKLAGQPASPKVVRGLENSLAWLDEHLAAVRAALPAGRAPSFVEVALYCLVEHLPFREVVDVAPYSRLATFCQEFGARASAVETAYRFDAKA from the coding sequence ATGATCCGGATCGTCGGGCGGAGCAGCTCCCACTACACGCGCGTCACGCGGATGTTCGCCCTCGAGCTCGGGGTGGAGCACCGCTTCGAGCCGATCCTGCAGCTCGGATCGGTCGACGCGTCGACCTACGCCGGCAACCCCGCGCTGAAGATGCCGAGCCTCGTCGACGACGAGGGCCCGCTCTTCGGGACGGAGAACATCTGCCGACGCCTCGCGCGCGGACGGCGCGACGTCGTGCTCCGCGGCGACGTGGAGGTACGCGTGGTGGCGAACGCGGAGGAGCTCACGCTCCACGGCATGGCCGCCGACGTCGACGTGATCCTCGCGAAGCTCGCGGGGCAACCGGCGTCACCGAAGGTCGTGCGCGGGCTCGAGAACAGCCTCGCCTGGCTCGACGAGCACCTCGCCGCCGTCCGCGCCGCCCTCCCGGCCGGGCGCGCGCCGAGCTTCGTCGAGGTGGCGCTGTATTGCCTCGTCGAGCATTTGCCCTTTCGCGAGGTGGTCGACGTCGCGCCGTATTCGCGATTGGCGACGTTCTGCCAGGAATTCGGCGCGCGCGCGAGCGCGGTCGAGACCGCTTATCGCTTCGACGCGAAGGCCTGA